The Myxococcota bacterium genome has a segment encoding these proteins:
- a CDS encoding transketolase — MRDAACRAWVALAQRAPFVFLTGDLGFRALEPLRDALGERFVNAGVAEQNMVSVAAGLASQGLQAWVYSIAPFCYARPYEQIRNDVCLHGFPVKLVGNGGGYGYGAMGATHHALEDYGVLLALPAMEAWIPAFDADVAPAIEALARSDRPGYLRLGRCEAPRGAAVPPLAPLRRLVDGERGVVVCAGPLAGGVWAEIAERDASARPALWVVSRLPLPDADALPDALVRDVEHKGGLLVAEEHVASGGLGEALARRLLERGARVPRFAHACARGYPSGRYGSQQWHRRECGLDAATLVARAEEMAAR; from the coding sequence GTGAGGGACGCCGCCTGCCGCGCGTGGGTCGCGCTCGCGCAGCGCGCTCCGTTCGTGTTCCTGACGGGCGACCTCGGCTTCCGCGCGCTCGAGCCGCTGCGCGACGCGTTGGGCGAGCGCTTCGTGAACGCGGGCGTCGCCGAGCAGAACATGGTGTCGGTCGCGGCGGGCCTCGCGAGCCAGGGCCTCCAGGCCTGGGTCTACAGCATCGCTCCCTTCTGTTATGCGAGGCCCTACGAGCAGATCCGCAACGACGTCTGTCTGCACGGCTTCCCCGTGAAGCTCGTCGGGAACGGCGGTGGCTACGGCTACGGCGCGATGGGCGCCACGCACCACGCGCTCGAGGACTACGGCGTCCTGCTCGCGCTGCCGGCCATGGAGGCGTGGATCCCGGCGTTCGACGCCGACGTCGCACCCGCGATCGAGGCGCTCGCGCGCTCGGATCGCCCGGGCTACCTGCGGCTCGGCCGCTGCGAGGCGCCGCGCGGCGCGGCCGTTCCGCCGCTCGCGCCGCTGCGCCGGCTCGTCGACGGCGAGCGCGGCGTCGTCGTGTGCGCGGGGCCGCTCGCGGGCGGCGTGTGGGCCGAGATCGCGGAGCGCGATGCGTCGGCGCGCCCGGCGCTCTGGGTCGTCTCCCGGCTCCCGCTGCCCGACGCGGACGCGCTCCCCGACGCGCTCGTGCGCGACGTCGAGCACAAGGGCGGGCTGCTCGTGGCCGAGGAGCACGTCGCGAGCGGCGGGCTCGGCGAGGCGCTCGCGCGGCGGCTCCTCGAGCGCGGCGCGCGCGTTCCGCGCTTCGCGCACGCGTGCGCGCGCGGGTATCCGTCGGGGCGCTACGGCTCGCAGCAGTGGCACCGGCGCGAGTGCGGCCTCGACGCGGCGACGCTCGTCGCGCGCGCGGAGGAGATGGCGGCGCGATGA